Part of the Ictalurus punctatus breed USDA103 chromosome 9, Coco_2.0, whole genome shotgun sequence genome is shown below.
agggtggATCCTATCCCAAGAACATcaggtgtgaggcaggaatacacactggatggggtTATTAAGACCTACCTGCAATATAGTCTAATCCACCTAGTAGCACATTTTTGGTTTGTGGAACTGAACCAAAAGCATGGGGAAGAAAcccatgtggagaacatgccaagctccacacagacagtaatacTCAGGACCGAActagggaccctggagctgtgaggaggcaGCACTACCCACAGCACCACCATCTGCCCCAAGTCTGCTACTgtgtcataaaaataaataatcatactAAGTGAAGTTTATTTAATGTCATAATTTATACTTGTACAGTATAATGGTAATTGTTATAATTATATTCATATAACATTGCACATTTTGTGTCAAGCATTATTACATATCTGGATTATGAAATACAGCTCTAAACACTAGATTCATTAAAATCACTCTGTATTGGTGTATTCACAGTACTTTGTCCTTTGCATGTAATAGTCATATTACATTCTGTCCTTTGAATGTcttctcatcttttttttttacttttctttttcttcccacTGGAAACTTTTACATTGGGTTGTGCAGTGTTTAATGCAGGTCTTGATCTGGTCAGGTTGTTGTCAGTGGGACTAAGTTTGCTGGTTGTTTCACTTGGATTGCTGATAGAGTTCATGCCCTGGGCTGATGCAGGTTTGGTTAGAGAAGGCAGAGAGCTGCGATTGTCCATTAGGTTAGGCTGGGAGAAAGAGCGCATGGCTGGGGAACTCAGGGGCCTGTGGGATGCAGCATTCCCTATCATTGGAAGTCGGACATCGCTGCTCATGTTGGTGATGGAATAACGGCTGCTGTTGGAAATGACAATGTGGTGCCAGGAACTAAGGGGAGTGGCTGAGAAGCGCTGAGGGCCGCTGGAGTCTTCTTTAATTTCTCCTGGTGACATGACTATGGAGGTACGTGGAGTTACGGCCTCAACGGCCGACTGAAATGTCTTGAGGATGCGCTCGCTCTTCTGCTTCTCCTTCTTCTGACGGGACTCTACTTTACGCAGCTGTCGCCGGTGGTCCCGCATCATCTGCTTTCTTGTGTCAGCCAAGCCTCTATAGGATGCCAACAAGGAGAGTTAATTAAGGAGGGGACATTCCTTTTCCTGCATTATTATACCACACTATTAAAATGAGGATaagataacaaaaaaaatccccaatTTTTTGAGAGATTTTAAATTGCAATATTACTAACTAAGAGCAAATACTAGAGCAAACATAATCAGAAACAAATGAAGCCCGAAAAGTAATGGCTTTGATTTGTATTATAAAACTGATTGTCTTAAAGAAATGATCGAACCTATAGTCTACTATGCCTGTTCCTTCCCGGTCTAGTCTTTGGATGAGCTGCTCTAGCTGAAAGCGATCCAGCGGGATGCTAGATTGCTGTAAAAGAAAGTAACACCCTAtaacttttaaaagaaaataataaataaacaacaacaacaaacactgaTAATGTTAagttaaataagaaataaaggGAAATTTGCAAATGGCTATTCAGAACAGTCTAAAGATTCCAATACTTTATGCTTATATACTTTATGCAATAATGTTATAtacttcatattttatatacagtggcaagaaaaagtatgtgaaccctttggCATTACCTGCATTTATGtataaatttgttttaaaatctggtttgatcttcatctaagttaCAGTAATCAACAAATACAATCTGTTTAACTAACACaaattattgtattgttctTGTATATATTGAATATATCATTCAAATATTCACAGTAAAGgttggaaaaagtatgtgaaactctacTCTAATGACTTCAACAAAAGCTAATTAGAGTTGGAATTTGGCAAACCTGGCATCCAATAAATAAGATGAGATTTGAGGTGTGGGTAAGAGCTACTTTGACTTATAAAAAGCATTCAAACGTTTTGAGTTTGCTATTCACAAGAAGCATCTGCAGTAAACCATGCCTCACAAAAAAAGAGCTCTCAGAAGACCTACAGTCAGGAACTGTCGAGTTGCATAAAGCTGGAAAGGGTTACAGAGTTATCTCAAAGGGCTTAGATATTCATCTGTCCACTGTTAGACAAACTGTCTGTTAATTGAGACAATTTAGTACTCTAGCTACTCTCCCTGGAATGTAAATAGGTtcaaaaaaacctttaaaaaaaaaaaaaaaaagagtgacgGCTGAAGACTTCAAGAAATCATTAAACATCTGTGTTCGTGAGTCCAGTATAAAGAAAACATCACAAATAAAGTGACACCATcaagaaagccactgctttccaaaaaaaaaaaaaaaaaacccaaaaaaacacatttctgcatGGCTGAAGTGTGCCAAAGACCTACTTGCCACTCTGTAATGCtactggaaaaatattttgttgaacGATGAAACTAAAGTTGAGTTGTTTGGGAAGAACACGCAGCACTACATATGGCATTAAAAGTGCATACCAACCTCATACcaacatgaaaacatcatcccaacagTTAAGTATGGTGGAGGGACCGTCATGATTTGGGgatgttttgctgcttcagCAATGAATTCCCAAGTTTTCAAGATATCCTACAGGAAAATATCAGGGTGGCTGTGTGGCAGCTAAAGTTCAGTAGAACTTGAGTgatgcagcaggacaatgagCCTAAACATCAAAGTAAATCCACTACagaatgactttaaaaaaaggaaaatctgCCTTTTGGAGAGGaccagtcagagcccagaccttaACCCCATAGAGATGCTGTGGAATTACCTCAAGAGAGCTGTTCACTCCAGACATCCTAAGAATATGGCTGGGTTGAAGCAGTTCAATAAGGAAGATTGGTCCAAAATTCCTtctgaacattttgcagatcTACAGTAGCTACCAGAAATGCATGGTTGAGGTAATTGCTGCCAAAGGAGGACTTTGATGAAGacgagatcacattttatgaccaaTGAAGGCAGAAAACCAACTAATTCCAAAGGATTCACATACTTTCACTTGCCACTGTACTTATTTTATGAACACTAAACTGAATTTGTACACCCTGAAGggctttgttttttaaatggatttttagatggattaatggattaatggatggatggatggatggataaaaatcACTGCATCTTGAGCAACAGTGAGTATGACGCAGAAGACCGAGACACAGCAAATGCATCAGCAAAATTTAATGACGAGGATATTTTCTCATGCCTGCACAGCCTTTCTGAATTCTGAGACAGGAACGTGCATCGTCCCATCTTTATCAATGTGGCGGAAGAAATCCCACAGCCGAAGTTTGCGCTGATCAAGATAATCCTGTAACATAACACACAGCAAATGACATGGTTAGAAATTGAACACAGCTACTATGATGTATATTTGTTATTACCACTAAACATTACATTTCTAGTAGATTTGACTATAATGTTTATCGTTTTCATAACTTCACCATTGTGTTCTAAGTAAACACTCCTTGTGTACCTGAATGACCTTCATAGGGTCACGCCTCTTTGGaggctttttggtaataaatcCTCCAACACCACCATAGTACACCTCTAAAGCAGGGTGTTCTTGACATGTCAACTCCAGCAGCTGTATAAAGATTTCATTCACCAGCACATTCTAGCACATAAACAGTGCCATAAGGAGGTGGTTTAGTGCAATTTTTTATGAGTACAGCAAACGGAACAAATGCATATTTAAACTAATAACCTTTTACAATgctaaagtttaaataaatgagaaatataATATCTGTCACTGTACTGTATCGTAAATGAGACTCACACATATGTTGATCTCCTCAAGGGCTGTTTTCAGAGAGTTCTTTACGACGCTGATCAAGGCCAAGGCACCTTCAACTGTCAGAACATTATAAGCCAGCTGCAAGAAGGCacagcatttattcatttctgtgaACACACCGCATATGTCAAGCCattaaaaagaacaaataaattGGCATCTATGATTCAGGCCAATTTCAAGATAACATAATAGAATGTGCTCATAATAACTGAATATAGTCCACAATGTCTAAGATAATCAAACACAGAAATACTTTCCGTTCCAAGAACAAAATAGAGTACAAAGAAGTGGATGCTCATTTGGTAAACATCTGCATTTATCGATGTACAAATCAGCATAAAACATCTCTGCTTACTTTAACTTTTCtctaattttacatttatttcacttgACATTTTATGTGCAATTATGGTAgttatttaatttgtaatacatatttaattaattttaatgttttgtaccTGAAATACACATTCTtgtgattagttttattttaattacttatttattttatggttactttattaatagattatattattttagaattatatatttttatatttccaattatacttttattttgtttttctactGAGTTTTTATTCCTGTTTTCTTTGTAACAAactttgagctgcattttaatttatgaaagggcctatataaaatatgatgatgatgatgatgatgatgatgatgatgttgatgatgatgaaaacTAAGCTGTTTCACACCCGCCTTCAGTGTTCTGAGTGTGTCATTGGCCTCGAGGCCTCTGCAGAGCATTCCTACTCCTTCATCACTGATGCGGTTGTTACTGACGTCCAGGTACACTAAAGTGTTGTTGAATTTCAGAGCTTCACCCAAAGCTAGCGCTCCTTCATTGCCAAAGCCATTCCAGGAGATGTCTAAGTGTTTCAGAGTCACGTTGACCTGATGGACAGGAGAAGATGAAAATTCAGgctttaaaattattattattttttttttaacttataccccttttatgttttttttcgtAGAGCATAAAAACATCTCAAGCAGCCAATGTGTCTTAGAGTAGTAAGTCTAGAAGACTGAGAGCGAAGACTTCTGAGGCTACTGACGAAGCTCTTTAGATAAAAACCCAGAGTATTTAACTACTGTAACATGATcttaataatacattatattatgttatttcattataaaaatgattccattatatattatatagtacaGTTTCTTTTTCCAAATTACATGTATTGTTATATAGTTTCTCATACTTTAAGTCCAGCGCAGAAAGCCACAGCACCCTTCATTCGTAGGTAATTCCAACTCAGATTAAGGATCTCCACGCCCTCGTTATTAGCTGTATCAGTATAAAAAATGATTCTTTtaattacatataaaatatgCTAAATATACACCTCACACTTTTCCCAAATAGTATCTACCTAGCATTTGGCCGAGGTATTCACCCGCTCTTCCGCAGAACTTATTGTGACTCAGGTCTAACTCTTTTACTCTGTAGTTGGTCTAAAAAGAGAGTTCAAAATTAGAGCTTTTGAAAATCACACGTATAATGTTTTTGCTTACCTGTATATCAACAGATGATGTTTTAACATACTGTAAAGGCTTCTGCAAACCATTTGGCATCATCCTCTGAGAATCCGTTTcctagaaagaaaagagaagaaatatcAGGTTCTGGGATGGgctcatattttttctcaaattttcTTGGATGTATTAAAATTGTTCATTCTTAAATGCATAACAGGGCGATACCATGCTTAATATGTACAAATATGTATCTAAAGTAAAGGCGAAAGACATTTTAAAGGCATGTAATGTGTCTTTCACAACAAATTACAGTATATTTGAGATGTTATTAAAATCTACAGCACTTAGAAAACAACATTCTTGCCCAATACAGCCCACTATTATTACACTATAACATAAAAGATAaccattaaaatattttttaaaaaacttctTTTTGCATAAATGTGTGAATCCATTCAAAATCTCTTGCTTGAAAAATCCTTTTCCATAAGTGATCCATTATGGGTTCGTTTAGTGTCTCACTACTTTCACTCAACTGTGTCACCCGGACACCTTCacatatatgaaatataattgTGGATAATTCCACGAGTCACGTgctcatgttcatgttcatgctTATGTTCACGTTGCAACAGGCTAAAagttgagaagaagaaaagtaagttcTCTGAttcttttgctttattttcGATAATATTATGATATTGATCGAGGGCTCACAATGAAAGTACAAAACTGTTACTCAAAGTATAGactgaaagtaaattattaCTGTTTAACATTCACAAAACAATTTGCACTATAGTgaaggaaatatttttttgcacattGTATAG
Proteins encoded:
- the LOC108269581 gene encoding leucine-rich repeat-containing protein 74A, whose product is MEESILSLDCLSLAERASTYEAEEEDEWDTDTEAEEQKSIAKDMSTAEVYLQACKLVGVIPVSYFLRNLGCATINLNHHGLGPLGGKALAIALVTDTHTATLELADNFLLAEGARYLVQMLKANYTIQNLNLSDNHLQSAGAEHITKMLLDNVSIKSIRLSGNGFSEDDAKWFAEAFTTNYRVKELDLSHNKFCGRAGEYLGQMLANNEGVEILNLSWNYLRMKGAVAFCAGLKVNVTLKHLDISWNGFGNEGALALGEALKFNNTLVYLDVSNNRISDEGVGMLCRGLEANDTLRTLKLAYNVLTVEGALALISVVKNSLKTALEEINICNVLVNEIFIQLLELTCQEHPALEVYYGGVGGFITKKPPKRRDPMKVIQDYLDQRKLRLWDFFRHIDKDGTMHVPVSEFRKAVQQSSIPLDRFQLEQLIQRLDREGTGIVDYRGLADTRKQMMRDHRRQLRKVESRQKKEKQKSERILKTFQSAVEAVTPRTSIVMSPGEIKEDSSGPQRFSATPLSSWHHIVISNSSRYSITNMSSDVRLPMIGNAASHRPLSSPAMRSFSQPNLMDNRSSLPSLTKPASAQGMNSISNPSETTSKLSPTDNNLTRSRPALNTAQPNVKVSSGKKKKSKKKR